A single genomic interval of Nonomuraea rubra harbors:
- a CDS encoding PadR family transcriptional regulator → MTSNWRRSSASLRYGLLGLLAEGPASGYDLARRFHEVLGALWPAQQPKIYAELNRLAAEGLIEVESEGPRRRKAYRITDEGLAAVRGWLTSGEVDHTLRIQAVLRSAFFWLMEPEELRAHLEAEQAHFAREAERYRQFAAAKDPRRLRRRAPDTVAAHLRRGRAPPLPGAPRLGRLESRQGRALQVSRRMYTGFGPAKEAGTPPRSA, encoded by the coding sequence TTGACCTCGAACTGGCGGCGCAGCTCGGCGTCGTTGCGCTACGGCCTGCTCGGGCTGCTCGCGGAGGGCCCGGCCAGCGGCTACGACCTCGCGCGGCGCTTCCACGAGGTGCTCGGCGCGCTGTGGCCCGCCCAGCAGCCCAAGATCTACGCCGAGCTCAACCGGCTGGCCGCCGAGGGGCTCATCGAGGTGGAGAGCGAGGGGCCGCGGCGGCGCAAGGCGTACCGGATCACCGATGAGGGCCTGGCGGCGGTACGGGGGTGGCTGACGTCGGGAGAGGTCGACCACACGCTGCGCATCCAGGCCGTGCTGCGCTCGGCGTTCTTCTGGCTGATGGAGCCCGAGGAGCTGCGCGCCCACCTGGAGGCCGAGCAGGCGCACTTCGCCCGCGAGGCCGAGCGGTACCGGCAGTTCGCGGCGGCCAAGGACCCGCGGCGACTTCGGCGACGGGCCCCAGACACGGTCGCTGCGCATCTCCGCCGAGGCCGGGCACCGCCTCTACCAGGCGCTCCCCGACTGGGCCGCCTGGAGTCTCGACAGGGAAGAGCTCTCCAAGTGAGCAGAAGGATGTACACCGGGTTCGGTCCGGCGAAGGAGGCGGGCACCCCGCCGCGTTCAGCATGA
- a CDS encoding SDR family NAD(P)-dependent oxidoreductase, whose translation MRRQFEVNTYGPAFVTQAFLPLLRAGGGRLINISAPTARQPMPFLAPLSGSKAALAAMSTALRMELAAWGIPVVLVEPGSTATEIFDKSGAAARASLALADPRRSALYARHLAAVGRAQARQRLAPVDPVARTVVTALEARRPRRLYVAPGDARLIGLLTRLPVRLRERLVAGILGLTGIKAG comes from the coding sequence CTGCGCCGCCAGTTCGAGGTCAACACCTACGGGCCCGCGTTCGTCACCCAGGCGTTCCTGCCGCTGCTGCGGGCGGGCGGTGGCCGGCTGATCAACATCAGCGCACCGACGGCCAGGCAGCCGATGCCGTTCCTGGCTCCGCTGTCCGGCAGCAAGGCGGCCCTGGCCGCGATGTCCACGGCGCTGCGCATGGAGCTGGCCGCGTGGGGCATCCCCGTGGTGCTCGTCGAACCGGGCAGCACCGCGACCGAGATCTTCGACAAGTCGGGGGCGGCGGCCCGGGCCTCGCTCGCGCTGGCCGACCCGCGCAGGAGCGCGCTCTACGCCCGCCACCTGGCCGCCGTCGGCCGGGCCCAGGCCAGGCAGCGGCTCGCGCCGGTGGACCCCGTGGCCCGCACGGTCGTGACCGCGCTGGAGGCCCGCAGGCCCAGGCGCCTGTACGTGGCCCCCGGCGACGCGCGCCTGATCGGCCTGCTCACCCGCCTGCCCGTGAGGCTCAGGGAGCGGCTCGTCGCCGGCATCCTCGGCCTCACGGGCATCAAGGCGGGCTGA
- a CDS encoding Dyp-type peroxidase — protein sequence MPVDLNNERPLAWDSATLDADTKAMLDNLQPNILRAHVREHLSVLFVRFNDVAEGRAFLRWVASTKMKSARKHMQEVRDFAAGRSRGTPYVGIGISKAGYRDLGHSVEDVRKFGDPVFRDGMKRRIAEVNDPPVEEWERAYQREIHAVILIGDAEAEPVERLREEILGELPESARLLGEERGQGMRNPAGDGIEHFGYVDGRSQPLFLKDEVDKEPKKHWDPAFPLGNVLVPDPFAPNPARHHGSYLVFRKLEQNVRAFKEIERDLADNLGLSGVDRDRAGAMLVGRFKDGTPVTLKPKPGGGPVVNDFTFDGDDGSKCPFSGHVRKTNPRSFGREVLMARRGQTYGERTDDPWDDSPPENRPSGEVGLLFMAFNSSLLGQFEFTQQSWANNPDFEVPATGHDPVIGQGDRDVKVAFPKAWGKPELSAPQAQVAQTVTMKGGEYFFAPSLAYLRNL from the coding sequence ATGCCTGTCGACCTGAACAACGAACGACCCCTGGCCTGGGACTCGGCCACGCTCGACGCGGACACCAAGGCCATGCTCGACAACCTGCAGCCCAACATCCTGCGGGCTCACGTACGCGAGCACCTGTCCGTGCTGTTCGTCCGGTTCAACGACGTGGCCGAGGGCAGGGCGTTCCTGCGCTGGGTCGCGAGCACGAAGATGAAGTCGGCACGCAAGCACATGCAGGAGGTACGGGACTTCGCGGCAGGCCGCAGCCGCGGGACCCCGTACGTCGGCATCGGCATCAGCAAGGCCGGCTACCGCGACCTCGGCCACTCGGTGGAGGACGTGCGCAAGTTCGGCGACCCGGTCTTCCGCGACGGCATGAAGCGGCGGATCGCCGAGGTGAACGACCCTCCCGTGGAGGAGTGGGAGCGCGCCTACCAGCGCGAGATCCACGCCGTCATCCTGATCGGCGACGCGGAGGCGGAGCCGGTGGAGCGGCTGCGCGAGGAGATCCTGGGCGAGCTGCCCGAGAGCGCCCGGCTGCTCGGCGAGGAGCGGGGTCAGGGCATGCGCAACCCGGCCGGCGACGGCATCGAGCACTTCGGCTACGTGGACGGCCGCAGCCAGCCGCTGTTCCTGAAGGACGAGGTGGACAAGGAGCCGAAGAAGCACTGGGACCCGGCGTTCCCGCTGGGCAACGTCCTGGTGCCCGACCCGTTCGCACCGAACCCGGCCCGCCACCACGGCAGCTACCTGGTGTTCAGGAAGCTGGAGCAGAACGTGCGGGCGTTCAAGGAGATCGAGCGGGACCTGGCCGACAACCTGGGCCTGAGCGGGGTGGACCGCGATCGGGCGGGCGCCATGCTCGTCGGCCGCTTCAAGGACGGCACGCCCGTGACGCTCAAGCCCAAGCCTGGCGGCGGGCCGGTGGTCAACGACTTCACCTTCGACGGCGACGACGGCTCCAAGTGCCCGTTCTCCGGCCACGTCAGGAAGACCAACCCGCGCTCGTTCGGGCGCGAGGTGCTCATGGCGCGGCGCGGCCAGACCTACGGCGAGCGCACCGACGACCCGTGGGACGACTCGCCGCCGGAGAACCGGCCGAGCGGCGAGGTCGGGCTGCTGTTCATGGCGTTCAACAGCAGCCTGCTCGGCCAGTTCGAGTTCACCCAGCAGAGCTGGGCGAACAACCCGGACTTCGAGGTCCCGGCCACCGGCCACGACCCCGTCATCGGGCAGGGCGACCGCGACGTCAAGGTCGCCTTCCCCAAGGCTTGGGGCAAGCCCGAGCTGTCCGCGCCGCAGGCCCAGGTGGCCCAGACGGTCACCATGAAGGGCGGCGAGTACTTCTTCGCGCCGTCCCTGGCCTACCTGCGTAACCTGTAA
- a CDS encoding lytic polysaccharide monooxygenase auxiliary activity family 9 protein — protein MQINRKALAAATLAVPTLLVLAVAPGTASAHGTMSNPPSRTMVCYSEGPESPRSAACKQAVATGGTQPLYDWNEVNIADAAGRHRQIIPDGKLCSAGRDKYRGFDQARADWPATTMTSGATHTFKYRATAPHKGAFELYITNDSYDPAKPLKWSNLESTPFHTVTNPTVADGYYTMTAKLPSRQGRHLIYAIWQRSDSPEAFYSCSDVVFGQSNPSPAPTPTGTPTATPKPTPTTSTPRPTSTATPPPAGGNDALAAIDAGVGVSPATAAAGAQVKVTAVCGGSQVREVTSAAFRPARNLPAVPTVAWSPSLKAAKAGTYAVTVRCKDGGVARTSLTVG, from the coding sequence ATGCAGATCAACCGCAAGGCGCTCGCCGCCGCCACCCTGGCCGTCCCCACCCTGCTCGTGCTCGCCGTCGCCCCCGGCACCGCCTCGGCCCACGGCACCATGAGCAACCCGCCCAGCCGCACGATGGTCTGCTACAGCGAGGGCCCGGAGAGCCCCAGGTCGGCCGCGTGCAAGCAGGCCGTGGCGACCGGCGGCACCCAGCCCCTGTACGACTGGAACGAGGTCAACATCGCCGACGCCGCCGGCCGGCACCGCCAGATCATCCCCGACGGCAAGCTGTGCAGCGCGGGCCGCGACAAGTACCGCGGCTTCGACCAGGCCCGCGCCGACTGGCCGGCGACGACCATGACGAGCGGCGCCACGCACACCTTCAAGTACCGGGCGACCGCGCCGCACAAGGGCGCCTTCGAGCTGTACATCACCAACGACAGCTACGACCCGGCCAAGCCGCTGAAGTGGTCGAACCTGGAGTCCACGCCCTTCCACACCGTGACGAACCCGACGGTGGCCGACGGCTACTACACGATGACCGCCAAGCTCCCGTCCCGCCAGGGCCGCCACCTGATCTACGCGATCTGGCAGCGCAGCGACAGCCCCGAGGCGTTCTACTCCTGCTCGGACGTGGTCTTCGGGCAGAGCAACCCCTCGCCCGCGCCGACCCCGACCGGCACGCCCACGGCGACCCCGAAGCCCACCCCGACGACCTCCACCCCCAGGCCCACCTCCACCGCCACGCCGCCTCCGGCCGGCGGCAACGACGCCCTGGCGGCGATCGACGCGGGCGTCGGCGTCTCCCCCGCCACCGCGGCCGCGGGCGCGCAGGTGAAGGTGACGGCCGTCTGCGGCGGCTCCCAGGTGCGCGAGGTCACCTCCGCCGCCTTCCGCCCGGCCAGGAACCTGCCCGCCGTGCCCACCGTGGCCTGGTCGCCGAGCCTGAAGGCGGCCAAGGCCGGCACGTACGCCGTGACCGTGCGTTGCAAGGACGGCGGCGTGGCGCGGACCTCGCTCACCGTCGGCTGA
- a CDS encoding sensor histidine kinase has protein sequence MRRTLAVLMVAVTSMVALAFLVPLALIVRETAQSRAVAGAERQASALVPVLALTTSGDDLGHAMARTEAGRRGLLAVHVGGGATVGTSRAPAAQVAVAAARTRASTVELDGGYVLLRPVALDGDRGAVIEVFVPADDLNRGVLSSWAVLTGVAVVLVLGSVLVGDRLGARVVRASRRLGTAATALGSGDLSERIHPDGPPELKAAANAFNTMANRVTHLLAAERELAADLSHRLRTPLTALKLSLDQLGPQAEPSRQALARLEGEVTTIISAARRPARAGQSFGQSFGQSFGRSCDAAEVLRERLAFWSALAEDQGRPWQLVGATLPVRAPVPAGELTAVVDALLGNVFRHTAEGTAFSVTLHEGRGVVGILVADAGPGIPDPEAALERGASGSGSTGLGLDIARRLAESTGGSLRLDRSSLGGAQVQVWLRREKLSKPALKDT, from the coding sequence ATGAGGCGGACGCTCGCGGTGCTGATGGTCGCCGTCACCTCGATGGTCGCGCTGGCCTTCCTGGTGCCGCTGGCGCTGATCGTCAGGGAGACCGCGCAGAGCAGGGCCGTGGCGGGCGCCGAGCGGCAGGCGTCGGCGCTGGTGCCGGTGCTGGCGCTGACGACCAGCGGCGACGACCTCGGGCACGCGATGGCGCGGACCGAGGCGGGCCGGCGCGGCCTGCTGGCCGTGCACGTCGGCGGCGGCGCGACGGTCGGCACGTCGCGCGCGCCGGCCGCGCAGGTGGCCGTGGCCGCCGCCAGGACCAGGGCGAGCACGGTCGAGCTGGACGGCGGGTACGTGCTGCTGCGCCCGGTGGCGCTGGACGGCGACCGGGGCGCGGTGATCGAGGTGTTCGTGCCCGCCGACGACCTGAACCGGGGCGTGCTGTCCTCCTGGGCGGTGCTGACGGGCGTGGCCGTGGTGCTGGTGCTCGGCTCGGTGCTGGTCGGCGACCGGCTCGGGGCTCGGGTCGTACGGGCCTCGCGCCGCCTCGGCACGGCGGCCACCGCGCTCGGCTCCGGCGACCTGAGCGAGCGCATCCACCCCGACGGGCCGCCCGAGCTCAAGGCGGCGGCCAACGCCTTCAACACCATGGCCAACCGCGTCACCCACCTCCTCGCGGCGGAGCGGGAGCTGGCCGCCGACCTCTCGCACCGGCTGCGTACGCCGCTGACCGCGCTCAAGCTCAGCCTCGACCAGCTCGGCCCGCAGGCGGAGCCCAGCAGGCAGGCGCTGGCCCGGCTGGAGGGCGAGGTCACCACGATCATCTCGGCGGCCCGTCGCCCGGCACGCGCCGGCCAGTCGTTCGGCCAGTCGTTCGGCCAGTCGTTCGGCAGGTCGTGCGACGCGGCGGAGGTGCTGCGCGAGCGGCTGGCGTTCTGGTCGGCGCTGGCCGAGGACCAGGGGCGGCCGTGGCAGCTCGTCGGGGCGACGCTGCCGGTTCGGGCGCCCGTACCGGCCGGGGAGCTGACGGCGGTGGTGGACGCGCTGCTCGGGAACGTGTTCCGGCACACGGCGGAGGGCACGGCGTTCAGCGTCACGCTGCACGAGGGCCGCGGGGTGGTGGGCATCCTGGTCGCCGACGCGGGGCCGGGCATCCCCGACCCGGAGGCGGCCTTGGAGCGGGGTGCCAGCGGGAGCGGGTCCACCGGGCTCGGGCTGGACATCGCGCGGCGGCTGGCCGAGTCGACCGGCGGGTCGCTGCGGCTGGATCGTTCGTCGCTGGGCGGGGCTCAGGTGCAGGTGTGGTTGCGCCGTGAAAAGCTCTCTAAGCCAGCCTTAAAGGACACTTAA
- a CDS encoding response regulator transcription factor: MATVLVVEDDEFVRSAIIHELGRREHAVRSAGCALDALREISQSPPDAVILDLGLPDLDGSEALRMVRGISDVPIIVATARDDEAEIVRLLRAGADDYLVKPFSGDHLSARLDAVLRRARSAPEPRVVAVGGLVVDVDRREAALDGGPLVLTRREFDLLAYLAARADRVVTRKELLAEVWRLAYGDDQTIDVHLSWLRRKLGESASRPRYLHTVRGVGFMLSAPR; this comes from the coding sequence ATGGCGACGGTTCTCGTAGTCGAAGACGACGAATTCGTCAGATCGGCGATCATTCACGAGCTGGGCCGGCGCGAGCACGCCGTCCGCAGCGCCGGCTGCGCCCTCGACGCGCTCAGGGAGATCTCGCAGTCCCCTCCCGACGCCGTCATCCTCGACCTCGGCCTGCCCGACCTGGACGGCTCGGAGGCGCTGCGCATGGTGCGCGGCATCTCCGACGTGCCGATCATCGTGGCCACCGCACGCGACGACGAGGCCGAGATCGTCAGGCTGCTGCGCGCGGGCGCCGACGACTACCTGGTCAAGCCGTTCTCCGGCGACCATCTCAGCGCCCGCCTGGACGCCGTGCTGCGCCGGGCCAGGTCCGCGCCCGAGCCGCGCGTGGTCGCGGTCGGCGGCCTGGTCGTGGACGTGGACCGGCGGGAGGCCGCGCTCGACGGCGGGCCGCTGGTGCTGACCAGGCGCGAGTTCGACCTGCTCGCCTACCTCGCCGCCCGCGCCGACCGGGTCGTCACGCGCAAGGAGCTGCTGGCCGAGGTCTGGCGGCTCGCCTACGGCGACGACCAGACGATCGACGTGCACCTGTCGTGGCTGCGCCGCAAGCTCGGCGAGAGCGCGTCCAGGCCCCGCTACCTGCACACCGTACGCGGCGTCGGGTTCATGTTGTCAGCGCCCCGATGA
- a CDS encoding TetR/AcrR family transcriptional regulator, whose translation MRSRRWSRSSGTRDTLLRAARDVFLAKGYADATVADIVEASGISVGSLYHHYGGKPGLFLALWEQFMRGQEERTSRAAKSVKGAGEAEKFLAGARAYLEGSWEQREVARLFLENDGPVEFTTLRRQRGWNWIGGNKRLLGLDDSRESQVLVVLLTTMMGEAGREVAACDSDLDATVTIDETIRLVRRLLPTSGGVAEPTP comes from the coding sequence ATGAGGAGCCGACGCTGGAGCCGGTCGAGCGGCACCCGCGACACGCTGCTGCGCGCGGCCCGCGACGTCTTCCTGGCCAAGGGGTACGCCGACGCCACGGTCGCCGACATCGTGGAGGCGTCCGGGATCAGCGTCGGCAGCCTGTACCACCACTACGGCGGCAAGCCAGGGCTGTTCCTGGCCCTGTGGGAGCAGTTCATGCGCGGGCAGGAGGAGCGCACCTCCCGCGCGGCGAAGTCGGTCAAGGGCGCGGGGGAGGCCGAGAAGTTCCTGGCGGGGGCCCGCGCGTACCTGGAGGGCTCGTGGGAGCAGCGCGAGGTGGCCAGGCTGTTCCTGGAGAACGACGGGCCGGTCGAGTTCACCACGCTGCGCAGGCAGCGCGGCTGGAACTGGATCGGCGGCAACAAGCGCCTGCTCGGCCTGGACGACTCGCGGGAGAGCCAGGTGCTGGTGGTGCTGCTGACGACCATGATGGGCGAGGCGGGCCGCGAGGTGGCCGCGTGCGACTCCGACCTCGACGCCACGGTGACGATCGACGAGACCATTCGCCTGGTGAGGCGGCTGCTGCCTACATCCGGAGGCGTAGCGGAGCCGACTCCCTAG
- a CDS encoding DUF523 domain-containing protein, with protein sequence MEKILVSACLMGRRVRYDGGAKTSSDAWLAGWREEGRLVPFCPEVEGGLPVPRLAAEIEGGAGGEAVLAGAARVLATDGSDVTAEFLAGARGALAVAREHGIRMAVLKEGSPSCGVLAVYDGSFQGRRVPGRGVTTALLERNGIRVFSEDRLPEAAGYLRTLET encoded by the coding sequence GTGGAGAAGATCCTCGTCAGCGCCTGCCTGATGGGCCGCAGGGTGCGCTACGACGGCGGCGCGAAGACCAGCTCCGACGCCTGGCTCGCCGGGTGGCGGGAGGAGGGACGGCTGGTGCCGTTCTGCCCCGAGGTGGAGGGCGGGCTGCCGGTCCCGAGGCTCGCCGCCGAGATCGAGGGCGGCGCCGGCGGCGAGGCCGTGCTGGCCGGCGCGGCCCGCGTGCTGGCGACGGACGGGTCCGACGTGACGGCCGAGTTCCTGGCGGGCGCGCGGGGGGCGCTGGCCGTGGCGCGCGAGCACGGCATCCGGATGGCGGTGCTGAAGGAGGGCAGCCCCTCGTGCGGGGTCCTGGCCGTCTACGACGGCTCGTTCCAGGGACGCAGGGTCCCGGGGCGAGGGGTCACGACGGCGCTGCTGGAGCGGAACGGCATCCGCGTCTTCAGCGAGGACCGGCTGCCGGAGGCCGCCGGCTACCTGCGCACCCTGGAGACGTAG
- a CDS encoding MFS transporter yields the protein MYDMRYGVRTSFRTTGLVVLLGVVMTMLDTTIVNVALGTLARDFHTTLATIQWAATGYLLAMSMTVPVTGWAVGRFGVRNVWLGSLVLFVAGSALCAAAWSLWSLVAFRVVQGVGGGLLQPVGQMMLAQAAGKERMGRAMGLISVPAMLVPVLGPPLGGLLVQGPGWRWLFLVNLPVCAVALLAALLLLPREGGAGQRQPLDVLGLALLSPGLAAVIYGLSEVGNGALLPHPALWIGMALVAVFVWRSLRGTSPHGTSLHGTSLRGTSLRGTSLLDLRLFGDRTFAAAVLALGCYSAAMLGFTVLVPLYSQLAEGGTALEAGLLLAPMGIGAAITMPLAGKLTDSRGPRGTGATGVVLVVASIAAFVPAGGGPVPMFTLGLGHGLVATSVMAAAFRTLEPAAIPAATTLSTIALRLAGPFGVALVAVLLQVFTRAGVAQAYPYTFWMAAGLAGVSLLPIALIGSGTWRRSSSAPA from the coding sequence ATGTACGACATGCGATACGGCGTACGAACCTCCTTCCGGACCACCGGCCTGGTCGTCCTGCTCGGCGTCGTCATGACGATGCTCGACACGACGATCGTCAACGTCGCGCTCGGCACCCTGGCCCGCGACTTCCACACCACGCTCGCCACCATCCAGTGGGCGGCCACCGGATACCTGCTGGCCATGTCCATGACCGTGCCGGTCACCGGCTGGGCGGTCGGCAGGTTCGGCGTGCGCAACGTCTGGCTCGGCTCGCTCGTGCTCTTCGTCGCCGGCTCCGCCCTCTGCGCCGCCGCCTGGTCCCTGTGGAGCCTGGTCGCCTTCCGCGTCGTGCAGGGGGTGGGCGGCGGGCTGCTCCAGCCGGTCGGGCAGATGATGCTGGCCCAGGCGGCGGGCAAGGAGCGGATGGGCCGGGCGATGGGCCTGATCTCGGTGCCCGCCATGCTGGTGCCCGTGCTCGGGCCGCCGCTCGGCGGGCTGCTCGTGCAGGGCCCGGGCTGGCGGTGGCTGTTCCTGGTGAACCTGCCGGTCTGCGCGGTGGCGCTGCTGGCCGCGCTCCTGCTGCTGCCCCGGGAGGGGGGCGCGGGGCAGCGGCAGCCCCTCGACGTGCTCGGCCTGGCCCTGCTGTCGCCCGGCCTGGCCGCCGTCATCTACGGCCTGTCGGAGGTGGGCAACGGGGCCTTGCTGCCGCATCCGGCGTTGTGGATCGGCATGGCGCTGGTGGCCGTCTTCGTGTGGCGGTCGCTGCGCGGCACGTCGCCGCACGGCACGTCCCTGCATGGCACGTCTCTGCGTGGCACGTCTCTGCGTGGCACGTCGCTGCTGGACCTGCGGCTGTTCGGTGATCGCACGTTCGCCGCCGCGGTGCTCGCCCTGGGGTGCTACTCGGCCGCGATGCTCGGCTTCACCGTGCTCGTGCCGCTCTACAGCCAGCTCGCCGAGGGCGGCACCGCGCTGGAGGCGGGGCTGCTGCTGGCGCCCATGGGGATCGGCGCGGCCATCACGATGCCGCTGGCCGGCAAGCTCACCGACAGCAGGGGGCCGCGCGGCACCGGGGCGACCGGGGTGGTGCTGGTGGTGGCGAGCATCGCGGCGTTCGTGCCGGCCGGCGGGGGGCCGGTGCCGATGTTCACGCTCGGGCTCGGCCACGGGCTGGTGGCCACGTCGGTGATGGCGGCCGCGTTCAGGACGCTGGAGCCCGCGGCCATCCCGGCGGCGACCACGCTGAGCACGATCGCGCTGCGGCTCGCCGGGCCGTTCGGGGTCGCGCTGGTGGCCGTGCTGCTGCAGGTGTTCACCAGGGCGGGCGTGGCGCAGGCGTACCCGTACACGTTCTGGATGGCCGCCGGGCTGGCCGGCGTCTCGCTGCTGCCGATCGCGCTCATAGGATCGGGTACGTGGAGAAGATCCTCGTCAGCGCCTGCCTGA
- a CDS encoding TetR/AcrR family transcriptional regulator: MTSIWSRPTPPRRPVLTREAIVATAIAVADAEGLDAVSIRRVATELGARAMTLYSYIDRKEDLLALMADEIAAEAVVEEPLPGDWREALLLLARRELDLVRRHPWRVDLISRRVAVGPNGLRHVEQKLSAFDGLGIDRLTAWRFLAVFNDYMTGFVVRQAAERGSPREQGIDESERAALAEPYIRELVEGGEFPRLAPMIEQGVRGADDNFERGLNWVLDGIEGSIGGGDTGR, translated from the coding sequence GTGACATCGATCTGGTCGAGACCGACCCCGCCCCGCCGCCCGGTGCTGACCCGGGAGGCGATCGTCGCCACGGCCATCGCCGTGGCCGACGCCGAGGGGCTCGACGCCGTCTCGATCAGGCGCGTGGCCACCGAGCTGGGCGCCCGCGCGATGACGCTGTACTCCTACATCGACCGCAAGGAGGACCTGCTCGCGCTGATGGCCGACGAGATCGCCGCGGAGGCGGTGGTCGAGGAGCCGCTGCCCGGCGACTGGCGCGAGGCGCTGCTGCTGCTCGCCCGGCGCGAGCTGGACCTGGTGCGGCGGCACCCGTGGCGGGTCGATCTGATCTCCCGCCGGGTGGCCGTCGGGCCCAACGGGCTGCGGCACGTGGAGCAGAAGCTGTCGGCCTTCGACGGGCTCGGGATCGACCGGCTGACGGCCTGGCGGTTCCTGGCGGTCTTCAACGACTACATGACCGGGTTCGTGGTCAGGCAGGCGGCGGAGCGCGGCTCGCCCAGGGAGCAGGGGATCGACGAGTCCGAGCGGGCCGCGCTGGCGGAGCCGTACATCAGGGAGCTGGTCGAGGGCGGCGAGTTCCCCCGGCTGGCGCCGATGATCGAGCAGGGCGTGCGGGGGGCCGACGACAACTTCGAGCGCGGGCTCAACTGGGTGCTCGACGGGATCGAGGGCTCCATCGGGGGCGGCGATACCGGGCGATAG
- a CDS encoding SRPBCC family protein, whose protein sequence is MSTIEHSEDVRVPVQVAYNQWTQFESFPEFMEGVESVKQLSDTRTAWVAEIAGIRREFEAEITEQHPDERIAWRSVDKPHQAGVVTFHRIDEGTTRVTLQMEYDPEGFLETAGDKLQLVRMRVIGDVKRFKTFIESRGGETGGWRGDVPGPHQREHEQGSTYGDSARNVPPGTVGGDYPPAGGGGASPGGTLPPPGPVPPGSPGTPGPGTPQGPGQPPPPVL, encoded by the coding sequence ATGAGCACGATCGAACATTCCGAAGACGTCAGGGTCCCCGTACAGGTGGCCTACAACCAATGGACGCAGTTCGAGAGCTTCCCCGAGTTCATGGAGGGTGTGGAGTCGGTCAAGCAGCTCAGTGACACGCGTACGGCCTGGGTGGCGGAGATCGCCGGCATCAGGCGCGAGTTCGAGGCGGAGATCACCGAGCAGCACCCCGACGAGCGCATCGCCTGGCGCAGTGTCGACAAGCCGCACCAGGCCGGGGTGGTGACCTTCCACCGGATCGACGAGGGCACCACCAGGGTCACGCTCCAGATGGAGTACGACCCCGAGGGTTTCCTCGAGACCGCGGGCGACAAGCTGCAGCTCGTACGCATGCGCGTGATCGGCGACGTGAAGCGCTTCAAGACCTTCATCGAGTCGCGCGGCGGCGAGACCGGCGGCTGGCGCGGCGACGTGCCGGGGCCGCACCAGCGCGAGCACGAGCAGGGCTCGACCTACGGCGACAGCGCCAGGAACGTGCCGCCGGGCACGGTGGGCGGCGACTACCCGCCTGCCGGTGGCGGCGGTGCCTCGCCGGGCGGCACGCTGCCCCCTCCGGGGCCGGTGCCTCCGGGCTCTCCCGGTACTCCCGGTCCGGGGACTCCCCAGGGGCCGGGGCAACCACCTCCCCCGGTGCTGTGA